In one window of Mercurialis annua linkage group LG4, ddMerAnnu1.2, whole genome shotgun sequence DNA:
- the LOC126678328 gene encoding uncharacterized protein LOC126678328, with the protein MLTLPEGTDGFTVYCDASRIGLGCVLIQHGRVIAYASRQLKKNKANYPTHDLELVALVFALKIWRHYLYGITCEIFTDHKSLKYIFDQRELHLRQRRWLELLKDYDCSIQYHPGKSNIVANALSRKVLQHGTRLCVPELDNLRQKIMEETHGSTNSVHPGSTKMYRGIKELYWWSGMKKDTTEYLAKCPTCQQVKLKHQRPYGFWQALPIPEWKWEKITTDFVVGFPRIQKGFDSTWAIVDRLTNQHILYPSKRHIQQQNWHKCILTRLFVYTEFQCQLFLIEVQFLPHASGKVCKKR; encoded by the exons ATGCTAACTTTACCTGAAGGCACGGacggattcacagtttactgtgatgcatcAAGGATAGGACTAGGATGTGTCCTCATACAACATGGTCGAGTAATAGCCTATGCTTCTCGAcagttaaagaaaaataaagcaaaTTACCCAACCCACGATTTGGAATTAGTGGCGCTAGTTTTTGCTttaaagatttggaggcattatctATATGGAATAACATGTGAGATATTCACggatcataagagtttgaagtatatctttgaccAACGTGAACTACACCTTAGACAAAGGAGATGGTTAGAGTTATTAAAGGATTAtgattgttctattcagtaccatcctggaaAATCCAACATAGTGGCAAATGCTTTGAGTAGAAA AGTGTTGCAACATGGCACTAGACTGTGTGTGCCAGAGCTGGATAACTTAAGAcaaaagatcatggaagagacccATGGATCTACAAATAGTGTTCATCCAGGATCAACAAAAATGTATCGAGGTATTAAGGAATTGTATTGGTGGAGTGGAATGAAAAAGGACACTACAGAGTATTTAGCTAAAtgtccgacttgtcagcaagtcaaactAAAACATCAACGACCATATGGATTTTGGCAAGCTTTGCCTATtccagaatggaaatgggaaaaGATCACCACGGATTTTGTGGTCGGTTTTCCTAGAATTCAAAAAGGATTTGACTCCACATGGGCAATAGTAGATCGTCTAACAAATCAGCACATTTTATACCCATCAAAACGACATATTCAGCAGCAAAATTGGCACAAGTGTATATTGACAAGATTGTTTGTGTACACGGAGTTCCAGTGTCAATTGTTTCTGATAGAGGTTCAGTTTTTACCTCACGCTTCTGGAAAAGTCTGCAAGAAGCGCTAG